A region of Sphingobium baderi DNA encodes the following proteins:
- the nadC gene encoding carboxylating nicotinate-nucleotide diphosphorylase yields MMSLFDLPGFDLDAFVRATLAEDLGPDARDVTSEAVIPADAIFEGVMDSRDAVTLAGLPIAAAFFRHLDPDVEIEMLAQDGDRVPAGTDIMRMKGKARAMLTAERSALNTVQHLTGIATMTRAYVDAILGTGATLLDTRKTIPGLRVLEKYATRQGGATNHRMGLWDAAMIKDNHVAVAGSVEEAVRRAAAAGIARIIVEVDRVDQIEPALAAGATHLLLDNMDAPTLRGAVTLVGGRVPTEASGGVTLKTIRAKAETGVTYISVGRLTQSAPAADIGLDFAYA; encoded by the coding sequence ATGATGAGCCTGTTCGATCTGCCCGGCTTCGACCTCGATGCCTTCGTCCGCGCCACTCTCGCCGAAGATCTCGGCCCCGATGCCCGCGATGTGACGAGCGAAGCCGTGATCCCCGCCGATGCGATCTTCGAAGGGGTGATGGACAGCCGCGACGCCGTGACGCTCGCCGGGCTTCCCATCGCCGCCGCTTTCTTCCGCCATCTCGACCCCGATGTGGAGATTGAGATGCTGGCGCAGGACGGTGACCGCGTGCCGGCCGGGACCGACATCATGCGGATGAAGGGCAAGGCGCGCGCTATGCTGACGGCGGAGCGGTCCGCGCTCAACACCGTCCAGCACCTGACCGGCATCGCCACCATGACCCGCGCCTATGTCGACGCGATCCTGGGCACCGGCGCGACCCTGCTCGACACGCGCAAGACCATTCCGGGCCTGCGCGTGCTGGAGAAATACGCCACGCGACAGGGCGGCGCGACCAATCACCGCATGGGCCTTTGGGACGCGGCGATGATAAAGGATAATCACGTCGCCGTCGCCGGATCGGTGGAGGAAGCCGTTCGCCGCGCGGCCGCCGCCGGCATTGCGCGCATCATCGTGGAGGTCGACCGCGTCGACCAGATCGAGCCTGCACTTGCTGCTGGAGCGACGCATCTGCTGCTCGACAATATGGACGCGCCGACCCTTCGGGGGGCGGTGACTTTGGTGGGTGGCCGCGTGCCTACTGAGGCATCGGGCGGCGTCACGCTGAAAACCATACGCGCCAAGGCTGAAACAGGCGTCACCTATATCAGCGTCGGCCGCCTGACCCAGTCCGCTCCGGCCGCCGACATCGGCCTCGACTTCGCCTATGCTTAG